In a single window of the Nocardioides sp. L-11A genome:
- the catA gene encoding catechol 1,2-dioxygenase: protein MTTEVATAAASGASATERFHSDKSPYAAVKDTPPERVDRLARRVLDAVYQTVRDEKVTYDEFNALKAWMIGVGEDGEWPLFLDVWLEHVVEDVNTAHREGNKGSIEGPYYVPGAPEQGATGTIGMREGEAGTPLVWTGTVTSTDGTPLDGALVELWHADSDGFYSQFAPGIPEWNLRGNFRVGADGAFEIHTIQPAPYQIPTDGSCGKLIAAAGWHAWRPAHLHVKVSAPGHELLTAQLYFPGDEHNDDDIASAVKPELMLAPQAQADGSATVDYGFVLDPVR, encoded by the coding sequence ATGACCACCGAGGTCGCCACCGCCGCCGCGTCCGGCGCCAGCGCCACCGAGCGCTTCCACTCCGACAAGTCGCCCTACGCCGCGGTCAAGGACACGCCGCCCGAGCGGGTCGACCGGCTGGCCCGGCGCGTGCTCGACGCCGTCTACCAGACGGTCCGCGACGAGAAGGTCACCTACGACGAGTTCAACGCGCTCAAGGCGTGGATGATCGGCGTCGGCGAGGACGGCGAGTGGCCGCTCTTCCTCGACGTGTGGCTCGAGCACGTCGTCGAGGACGTCAACACCGCCCACCGCGAGGGCAACAAGGGCTCCATCGAGGGCCCGTACTACGTTCCCGGCGCCCCGGAGCAGGGCGCGACGGGCACCATCGGGATGCGCGAGGGCGAGGCCGGCACGCCGCTGGTGTGGACGGGCACGGTCACCTCGACCGACGGCACACCGCTCGACGGCGCGCTCGTCGAGCTGTGGCACGCCGACAGCGACGGCTTCTACTCGCAGTTCGCCCCTGGCATCCCGGAGTGGAACCTGCGCGGCAACTTCCGGGTCGGTGCCGACGGCGCCTTCGAGATCCACACGATCCAGCCCGCGCCGTACCAGATCCCGACCGACGGGTCCTGCGGCAAGCTGATCGCCGCCGCCGGCTGGCACGCCTGGCGTCCGGCACACCTGCACGTCAAGGTCTCCGCGCCCGGCCACGAGCTGCTCACCGCGCAGCTCTACTTCCCCGGCGACGAGCACAACGACGACGACATCGCCTCGGCGGTGAAGCCCGAGCTGATGCTCGCACCGCAGGCCCAGGCCGACGGATCGGCGACCGTCGACTACGGCTTCGTGCTGGACCCGGTTCGCTGA
- the catC gene encoding muconolactone Delta-isomerase — MLFCVRMDVAIPRDLDPAERDDVVARERAYSQELQRNGEWAHLWRIVGQYSNISIFDVESNARLHEILSGLPLFPYMRIEVTALTAHPSAI, encoded by the coding sequence ATGCTCTTCTGTGTCCGGATGGACGTCGCGATCCCGCGCGACCTCGACCCCGCCGAGCGGGACGACGTGGTTGCGCGGGAGCGCGCGTACTCCCAGGAGCTGCAGCGCAACGGTGAGTGGGCGCACCTGTGGCGCATCGTCGGGCAGTACTCCAACATCAGCATCTTCGACGTGGAGTCGAACGCCCGGCTGCACGAGATCCTGTCGGGACTGCCGCTGTTCCCCTACATGCGGATCGAGGTCACCGCGTTGACCGCGCATCCGTCGGCGATCTGA
- a CDS encoding alpha/beta fold hydrolase — translation MSPSVALRHLSGVPGRPLLVVGPSLGTTVDRLWGTVAAALPGWNVLGWDLPGHGASPAADRLTPGFSMAALADAVLAAVDEAVGSAVPFGYAGDSVGGAVGLQLALDHPDRVTSLAVLCSAATFGGPAGWRDRAALVRAEGMAPMLASSPARWFGSAIPEERRAAALGDLATVDPEGYARVCEALGGFDVRARLASLGVPLLAVAGAEDVATPPAVLAEIADGVADGRLEVLDGVGHLAPLEAPAEVATLLGDLLGSAAHSERSRAVSRARSASRSASA, via the coding sequence ATGTCACCCTCGGTCGCGCTCCGCCACCTGTCCGGCGTCCCCGGTCGGCCGCTGCTCGTCGTCGGTCCCTCCCTGGGTACGACGGTCGACCGCCTCTGGGGGACGGTCGCCGCGGCGCTGCCGGGCTGGAACGTCCTCGGCTGGGACCTGCCCGGCCACGGCGCCAGCCCGGCCGCCGACCGGCTCACCCCGGGCTTCTCGATGGCGGCACTCGCCGATGCGGTGCTCGCCGCGGTCGACGAGGCCGTCGGCTCCGCCGTCCCGTTCGGGTACGCCGGCGACTCGGTCGGCGGCGCGGTCGGGCTCCAGCTCGCCCTGGACCACCCCGACCGGGTCACGTCACTGGCCGTGCTGTGCAGCGCCGCGACCTTCGGTGGTCCGGCCGGCTGGCGCGACCGGGCCGCACTGGTCCGGGCGGAGGGGATGGCGCCGATGCTGGCGTCCTCGCCGGCGCGCTGGTTCGGCAGCGCGATCCCCGAGGAGCGGCGGGCCGCCGCACTCGGCGACCTCGCCACCGTCGATCCCGAGGGCTACGCCCGGGTGTGCGAGGCGCTCGGCGGCTTCGACGTGCGGGCCCGCCTGGCGTCGCTGGGGGTTCCCCTGCTCGCCGTCGCCGGCGCAGAGGACGTCGCCACGCCGCCCGCCGTACTCGCGGAGATCGCCGACGGCGTCGCGGACGGACGACTCGAGGTGCTCGACGGCGTCGGGCACCTGGCACCACTCGAGGCGCCCGCCGAGGTGGCGACGCTGCTGGGCGACCTGCTCGGCTCCGCGGCTCACTCCGAGCGCAGCAGGGCCGTCAGCCGCGCCCGCTCGGCATCGAGGTCCGCCAGCGCCTGA
- a CDS encoding arylsulfatase, whose amino-acid sequence MSKIPTAGPVIARTAAGSTPHHPPRPRPAGRPNVLVVLLDDIGFGQLGTFGGEIDTPSIDRIAGQGLRYNRFHVTAMCSPSRASLLTGRNAHAVGIGFLADMPGGYPGYSGRIPASAATLPRILRDAGWNTMAVGKWHLTPRNDRTAAGPFGTWPLGQGFERFYGFLHGDANQWTPTLYRDNSPVEPPATPEQAYHLSEDLVDEAIRLVKDQQHAAPDKPFLMYLAPGAGHAPHQAPAEWIDRYAGRFDDGWEVLRERTFARQLATGVVPTGTTLTPRPAWVQDWAALGPEERRLFARYAEAHAGFVAHFDHHLGRLLDALEELGVLDETMIVLTSDNGASAEGGRIGSLNEHRFGFGVGDDLADNLAAIDDIGGWRGYNHYPWGWAWAGNTPFHLWKRYSWLGGVRVPMVLKPPRGVVAPVGTREQWCHVVDIAPTVLDLCGVPVPDQVDGVVQQPLAGASLAATMADPAAPAPRTTQYFEMLGSRSIIHDGWKATTDHVSSGVDDERMLPGSRDFATDRWCLFRLDDDFSEAHDLADQYPDVVADLTARWEAEAEANQVFPLTDGLYGHLPGIEPPLWPVPDRLVVRPGAHPVADEAVPSLALGALVEADVVVPDGGGEGVLAAIGDWSNGWALVVVDGRPRFLLNATSTPYDVTSAVPLTPGPHTVGFRLAGADGVLLVDGAEVARAPFPEGMGASGIQIGGGGLRLGHDAGFPVSDDYSPPFPWTGVLRSVTFTGGQALADLDAERARLTALLRSE is encoded by the coding sequence GTGAGCAAGATCCCCACCGCCGGACCCGTGATCGCCCGCACCGCGGCCGGATCGACGCCGCACCACCCGCCCCGACCGCGACCGGCGGGCCGCCCGAACGTCCTGGTGGTCCTGCTCGACGACATCGGCTTCGGTCAGCTCGGCACCTTCGGCGGCGAGATCGACACCCCGAGCATCGACCGGATCGCGGGGCAGGGGCTGCGCTACAACCGCTTCCATGTGACGGCGATGTGCTCGCCGAGCCGCGCGTCCCTGCTCACCGGCCGCAACGCGCACGCGGTCGGCATCGGGTTCCTGGCCGACATGCCTGGCGGCTATCCCGGCTACAGCGGCCGGATCCCCGCGTCCGCGGCCACCCTGCCCCGCATCCTGCGCGACGCCGGGTGGAACACGATGGCCGTCGGCAAGTGGCACCTGACGCCGCGCAACGACCGCACCGCCGCCGGGCCGTTCGGCACCTGGCCGCTGGGCCAGGGCTTCGAGCGCTTCTACGGCTTCCTCCACGGCGACGCCAACCAGTGGACGCCGACGCTCTACCGCGACAATTCGCCCGTCGAGCCGCCCGCGACCCCGGAGCAGGCCTACCACCTCAGCGAGGACCTGGTCGACGAGGCGATCCGGCTGGTCAAGGACCAACAGCACGCCGCCCCTGACAAGCCGTTCCTGATGTACCTCGCCCCCGGCGCCGGCCACGCGCCGCACCAGGCGCCGGCGGAGTGGATCGACAGGTACGCCGGCCGCTTCGACGACGGCTGGGAAGTGCTGCGCGAGCGCACCTTCGCCCGCCAGCTCGCCACCGGCGTCGTCCCGACCGGCACCACACTGACCCCGCGCCCGGCGTGGGTGCAGGACTGGGCCGCCCTGGGGCCCGAGGAGCGCCGCCTCTTCGCGCGGTACGCCGAGGCACACGCCGGCTTCGTCGCGCACTTCGACCACCACCTGGGCCGGCTGCTCGACGCCCTGGAGGAGCTGGGGGTCCTCGACGAGACGATGATCGTGCTGACCTCCGACAACGGGGCCAGTGCCGAGGGCGGCCGGATCGGCTCGCTCAACGAGCACCGCTTCGGGTTCGGGGTCGGTGACGACCTGGCCGACAACCTCGCCGCCATCGACGACATCGGCGGCTGGCGCGGCTACAACCACTACCCCTGGGGCTGGGCGTGGGCGGGGAACACTCCGTTCCACCTGTGGAAGCGCTACTCCTGGCTCGGTGGCGTCCGCGTCCCGATGGTCCTCAAGCCGCCGCGCGGCGTGGTCGCCCCGGTCGGGACCCGCGAGCAGTGGTGCCATGTCGTCGACATCGCGCCCACCGTGCTCGATCTGTGCGGCGTGCCCGTGCCGGACCAGGTCGACGGGGTCGTCCAGCAGCCGCTGGCCGGCGCCTCGCTCGCCGCCACGATGGCCGACCCCGCGGCCCCGGCGCCCCGGACCACCCAGTATTTCGAGATGCTCGGCTCGCGCTCGATCATCCACGACGGCTGGAAGGCCACCACCGACCACGTCTCGTCCGGCGTCGACGACGAGCGGATGCTCCCGGGCAGTCGCGACTTCGCCACCGACCGCTGGTGCCTGTTCCGGCTGGACGACGACTTCTCCGAGGCGCACGACCTCGCCGATCAGTACCCCGACGTGGTCGCCGATCTGACGGCGCGCTGGGAGGCGGAGGCGGAGGCCAACCAGGTGTTCCCCCTGACCGACGGGCTCTACGGCCACCTGCCCGGCATCGAGCCGCCGCTGTGGCCGGTGCCCGACCGGCTCGTCGTCCGGCCCGGCGCCCACCCGGTGGCCGACGAGGCCGTGCCCTCGCTCGCGCTGGGGGCGCTGGTCGAGGCGGACGTCGTCGTACCGGACGGGGGAGGGGAGGGGGTGCTCGCCGCCATCGGCGACTGGTCCAACGGCTGGGCGCTCGTCGTGGTCGACGGCCGCCCGCGCTTCCTGCTCAACGCCACCAGCACGCCGTACGACGTCACGTCGGCCGTGCCGCTGACGCCGGGTCCGCACACGGTCGGGTTCCGCCTGGCCGGGGCCGACGGCGTCCTCCTGGTCGACGGGGCCGAGGTCGCCCGGGCGCCGTTCCCCGAGGGGATGGGTGCGAGCGGCATCCAGATCGGCGGCGGCGGGCTCCGGCTGGGCCACGACGCGGGCTTCCCGGTGAGCGACGACTACTCGCCGCCGTTCCCGTGGACCGGCGTGCTGCGCTCGGTGACCTTCACGGGGGGTCAGGCGCTGGCGGACCTCGATGCCGAGCGGGCGCGGCTGACGGCCCTGCTGCGCTCGGAGTGA